The segment GGGAATGGAGTTGTCGATTTTTTTGCAAACTATGGGGTTAAAAGTGATAATATAATGTATTGGAATGAGGATGGCCATTTGTCAGTAGGTGTTGGACAATTTATGTCCATGACAAGATACATACATGAAGTCTAAACCATTCTAAATGTTGATGATCTTGTTGTCATTAATTTACTTGTTGTTCATGCAGAGTATATCAAATATGATGAGGTGGAAGTGTTTGGAAGGATGTTGTAATTCTTCGCATGATTTATGGGCTATTTTCTTCCTGGCCTTTACTATTTTTCCTTTGATCTTCTTTCACAGACTGACATAGGTTTATGTAGGACTCAGATCATGGGAGGTGATAGAAAGTGCTTGGAACCTATAAACTACTCTGAGGTGAAGAAGGATGTGACTATATGAAGGATTCTGGCTAAAGGAAGTGTTATGTCCTTTTTGGAGAGACTCCATGGCTTTGACCCTAAGGCCACTACCTTGTTTGCTAAGGGATAGAAGAATGACCATATTGCCCTCTTCAACCAGAATTTTGACATTACTAAGGAGATTATTGCCCAGGTTACGGGTATGTTGATGGATGGTGTTAAAGTTTATAGAGATAAGAAGTATTTTGAGGTGACTATTAAGAAATTTCCCAAGGGAAAGGAAAAGGAGAAGCTAGTAAAGCATCCCAAAGGTAGGTACGACTACGATTCCATCAAGTCAATTTGGGTGGCGGTCTCAAAGGTACTTATGCAATATTTTTTCCTAGATGGTTGCTTTACTAGAATTTATGGCCACCATTTTGTTCTGCTCAACCATTTTCAGTACAAGATTATAATTTATTTCACATTCTATCTTTTGTCCTCGGTGAATGCTAGCATTAAGGATCACAAGAAGAACCCTAATAACACTATTTTACATGAGGAGCTTATGCTTCTTATCTATGAGTATTGCAAGTCTTTTCCCTCTCCTTCAAAACCAAAATGTAGAATTTTCCTCGTTTCTTCTAAGGAAGCTATGGGTTTTAATAATGAGGGGTTAGACAACTTGTTTTTAGAGGAGAATGCTTGGAGAACATACGTTAATTCTGAGCATGTTTCTCTGGTGTGGGAGGGCAAACTTCCTAAAGTTTGGAAGAAAGTTATCAAGAAGAAAAGTGTCTCTCCTATTTATGCTAGGAAGGAGGATTATGACCCCTCTATTCATAGTGTTTTAGGAAATTCTTTGCTTGCTACTGATAGAGAAGGTAGAACCCCTTTCCCTCAAGACTTGAATGTTGACTTACCCCTTCTTAATCTGGAGCAGGAGATCCCTAATGATTTCCTAGGTATTGCAAGGAATGTGACATTGGATAATTTCATAATGAACAAGTGGGTCTTCCATGAAATAAAGGATATCCATCTCAAGTTGCAAGCTATCAGCAACACTTTGGAGAAGAGAATGGAGGCTCTTTGGGATGAGAATGAAGGGAGAAATATTGTTGCCTCTTTGTAGAAGATCGTCAAAGATGTTGAGAATATGAAATTGGATTATGAGGGCAGAATTAAGGGCCTAGAGTCTAAAATCAagcacatcaatgacaatatcatcCCTTTGTTTTCCTTTAGTCATAAGGTTATCAAGAACAGTGCGGATAGCATGAACACCATGGCatacaaatttgagaaaatgcatcaaaataagatACAAGTGGTGGAAGTGGATTCTACTGATAAAGGAAAACAACTGTCCGATGAGGAGAAGGGTCCTTGTAAATGAACTCATGGTAACTTGAAGAGAGTTGTTGACCAAGCTGACAAAAACGTCAAAGATATCAAGAAAATGGCTTTGAATATGTCCTAGCTTGAAGCTGAAGCTGTCAAGGTCTTAAAGAATCTTAATTAGTTCTCTTGTTGTTAGttggtctcttttggttttttTCTATTGCTAGGCTGCCCTTTCTCTGTGTTTTTGCTATTAGCAACATTTTGTAattagggttttaggtcccttcaaaatttGTTTTGATCCTTGATCAAAAACTTTTTAGATGAAATAAATACAAAAATTCAATATTCTTAATATAGTTGTGATTAAGGACTACAAACAAACATTAAATTTTGTATATAGAATTTATTTTTTACTAGCATTTGTTAGGCATACAACTAATACAAAATTATTCAATTCTTGTCTTATTAAatggaattttatttttatttccttttatTAGGTTTGCCGCACATGAATAAAGTAATCAATTTGACCATATTGTGAATATAattgttatattatttttaatcTTATAGATGTTTCCTTTTACGTTTCTCTAAAATTCTTATAGCCCCAAGCCTTTTTGAACTCCTCTTGTTTAACCTATTGTCACACCAAACACTTAAGAAATGCCCTATTTAGCTCTCCCAACCACTTTTAAACTCTCATCTGAttagtatttatttataaatttcattatccacaattttGTAATAGCATCAATGTGTGATTCCAATACCATATACATTATGATTTCATTTCTACAGCTATAAATGGTATTCTCTTCTCTCTAACaccaatttataattttaattaagcAAGTTTTTCAAGTGCCATGTACAATTGCTAATTGCAACATAAacacaattattattatttttacttattcatttataaatataattttttattttttattaaaataaaaaagattgaaaataaatcaaattaaaaatgTCTTTGAATTCACAAATCTATTTGCTATTTCACCAAGCAAAGGGATGTGAAACAGCATTAGAAATATCAAACCATATGGAAACAAAATCTACATACACTTACATAAAATTACATACTAAATCGAGAATGTGTAATTTAATCTcaaataattaccttgacataagaaaacaaattaataaaattaatccaAACAAAAAAACTATACAAAATAGGAAAGACAATTATGAACACTCCTCTCCCATTTTCTACTCATCAAGCATCTTTTCATTTACTTAGTTTCCCACCTTTTGTTTTTACCCTTTCTCCACCTCCCCTAACTTTTCAATTTCATAAAAACAATTCAATGAAATATTCATGTTGTCATATAACAGATCTTTGATAGATACCCCAATAATGTCTATGAGCAGTTATGCATCTGATTTTAGGAAGCCAATATCATGAGCTAGATTGTCAAATACTCAAaacaaacaaattgcttcttttagcATTACCAATAATCTCCACAAGAACATTCTCCTTGTTTAAAATGGTGAAAACGGTTTGCATCTCTCAAAACAATTTCTCTTCCAGCAATCTTGGAGATAAATTTTGTTGCAGTGTGACAATCAGCACATACCCGAAGGTTCTTAACAACTCTAATAGTTGTTCCAGAGGGTGTGTTTAACAAACCAAATGCAATTGCCAACTTCTCACTATGGTGACAGAGAAAcaattctttttcctcctcttctacaTCATTAAGTAAATGTTTTGAATCTGAAAAATACCCTGCTGCCTTCATCTCCCAAGCCAACTTCTCCAACTTTGCATAGATCTCATGTGTCTGCGGATGTGATCTGTCTCCTGCACAAAAAGTATGTACCATTTGTTGGtcttcaatccaactacatccagggatctttttaattcctctatctttcatcaatctccttaccaTTTGAACCTCATCCCACCTGCCTGCTTCTGCATAGATGTTTGAGAGAAGAACGTAAGTTGCAGCCTTTTTTGGATCCAGATCAAATAGCAGCATCGCTATGAATACTCCTAAGCCTATATTCATATGTGATCTACAGGCACCAAGAAAACTCATCCACACAACCACCATAGGTTTAACTGGCATCTTAATGATAAATTTTAAAGTGTCTTCAAGGTAGCCAGCACGGGCAACAAGGTCAACCATGCACACATAATGATCAATTGTAGGTGTAATGCAATAAGAGTTACTCATGTGATTGAAGTATGTACAGCCCTGTTCCACTAAACCTGCATGGCTGCAAGCACATAGAACAcaggcaaaggttgtggaatttggcttaacACCTGCCACTTGCATTTGATTGAaaatttctaaagccttctcaacaaatccattttgtgcataaccTGCAATCATTGCaatccatgagatgacatctctttgaggcattacGTCAAACAgctcacgtgccttgtctatgtttccacattttgcatacatgtctaccaggacaGTTGCAACTACAATGTCCGACAAAagtcctctatcctttatgctttgatggatgtccataccctgttccaaagcccCCATTATGccacaggcagggaggatactagcaaaggttgtggaatttggctttacacctgccaatttcatttgcttgaaagtttctaaagccttttcaacaaatccattttgtgcataaccTCCAATCATCACAGTCCACGAGACCacgtctctttgaggcattctatcaaacaattcctGTGCCTTGttcatgcttccacattttgcatacatgtctaccagagcatttccaactataatatctgacagaACCCCCCCTTCTatcatgctttgatggatgtccataccctgttccaaagctcccacttTGCCACAGGCAGGgagaatgctggcaaaggttgtggaatttggctttacacctgccaatttcatttgcttgaaagtttgtaaagccttttcaacaaatccattttgtgcatagcctgcaatcattgcagtccatgaaaacacatttctttgaggcattctgtcaaacagttcacgtgccttctctatgtttccacattttgcatatccCGCAGCCatagcattccatgagaccacatttttatgaggcattttgtcaaacagttcgcgtgccttgtctatgcttccacattttgcatacatgtcaaccagtgcagttgcaactacaacatctggcaTAATTCCTCTATCATCCATGCTTTTATGGAttcccataccctgttccaaagctcccgctttggcacaggcagggaggatgctagcaaacgtTGTCAAATCTGGacttacacctgccaattgcatttgcttgaaagtttctaaagctttgtcaacaaatccattttgtgcatatcctgcaatcatggcattccacgagaacacatttctttgaggcatcctGTTAAACAATTCAACTGCCCTGTCTATCGTTCCACAtgttgcatatcctgcaatcatggcattccatgaaaccacattcttttcaggcattttgtcaaacagttcacgtgctttgtctatgcttccacatttggcatacatgtctatcagggcagttgcaactacaacatccgccaaaattcctctatcctttatgtttTTATGGATACTCATACCCTCTTCCAAAGCAccaattttggcacaggcagggagtaCGCTGGCAAATGTGAATTGATCTGGTTGGAGACCTGTTTGTTGCATATGGTGAAACAATGCGACTGACTCGTCAGGAAACCCATGTGTTTTATATGCTGCAATAATTGTATTCCAGGAGACGATGTCTCGTTCTTTTATGTGATCAAACACTTTACGGGCATCCACTAAACTCCCGCACTTGACATACATGTGAATAAGCTTATTGTAAAAAGTTGTGCGTGTAGTAAATGCAAATCGCCTGTGAGGGATGAAAGAGTGAACTTTTTTTCCTTGTGAAAGCGTGTTCTTGAGAATACAGGTTTGCCATGATTGGAGATGTGTAGAGTAGTCTTCAGGGGGGTTGTGTGTAGTAAGCGGAACCTGCAGCGTCGCCTCTAACATAATGCTGTGAGATTGAGATAAGCAATGGCATTTTATGATTGTGGGTGGAGCGTGGAAAATGTGCAGTGTTACTCAGTCTACATATATCACAATGACATTGCCAGTGGTAAGCCTGAGAGTTTTCAGAATTGAACAAACATTTAACAGTTGAAAACGTTTTCAGTACTCTGAAATTCCAGTCCTAAAAGCTACaattcatacttgattctcaccATTAGAAAACTCAAGATTGCAGGTGGGCAAGGAACGAGAATCGCATGGAATGAGAAAGTAATAGAATCTCTAGGCAATCTCAAAATTTAGCTCATTTCGTTCTGTGTTGACATCCTGTACAGCGATGATATCTGCGGACCTTTTGCATTGACACATCTAGTAAGGAAAAATACTTGAATAAATAGACTTCTTAGTAAAATACTTGAGTTTAAAATTTTAGTTCaaataaattgtttaaattttattaaattaaatatacagAATTATTAAGAAATCAACATATTGgttttgagttattttattttatattaattatgtAAGAGTTGTTTTATGGTTTTAGTTTTTTTTGGAAATATgttgtttgtgtttcaatttttACATATATGATCATAACATGATATTTTGTATCTTTTTGTCATTATAGAATATGTtttgatatacctaagattattttattatttaatagtgAAAAATACATGTTATTACTTTTCCTATTCAATTTTAAGTCTATTTTGTTACTTGTATATAATGACTATTGATACTCTTGTGCATAATCATATATTTTACCTAGTTCTATCTGTTGTTATAATAAGGGAATACAACCCTAGGTTTGACAAAATCTAAAGTGTAGGGGAAATAGGTGCAAACAATCTCTCGTTCATTGACCAAGTCTCCCATTGAATCTGAGCATAAGTAATGACAAATCTTTAGGATTTAATGTGTACAGATTTGAGAAATAACACTATCCTAGTATCCACATGTCATTCTTTGCTTATTGTTTTATCCTAGTCATGAGTTCACACATTTAGTGTATTTGCCTTAATTGCCTTGATTATCCATGCACTCATCCTCATAATTTATTGTTTGATATGATTTTTATTGGCTTTCTTGTCCTTTGTTAGATTGGTGTGTACAAGGTCTACCTCATGAATTTGATCCacctaaattcaaaattcaaaatctaataGACTAGCCCACTTTTGCGCCCTAGTCCCAAGTGGACTTTGTACATGTTATCATGAATTATTGCAATGCGCTTGTATAAATGGACATTTATTTGCATTTATTAAGATGGATCATCAATGTACATTGGAATTCAATAATATTCTATTATTGAATATGCATGATCTCATATATGAAAGCAATCATTGTAACATATGGAGAAATGGAATCCAATATCATTGAATAGTTTTGGATTTCTACAAATGTAAATCAATACAAACCTTGAATTAGATGGCAAAAGAAAGTTCAAATAACAAATATTGCTGACGACATTTAAtgtttttttattgaaataaactagAAATAAGGTCATGATCCCTATACAAAAGAATCACATATGGAAAAGAAAAACTAGCCCAAGAATGGCAAAAAAACACACATTAACAACACATTAATAGTTTATCAAAAGTATGAGTTCAacaaaaactcaaacaaaaacaaCGAGAAACTAGGAAACAACTTAAGGGGAAATAATTCCCCAATCCTCAGTGAGGAATTTATACATTTCACCATATTTTTCCAAGTTATCAACATCTTTCCCATGCTTCTTCAACACTAAATCCTATAGAATCAAGAGAATGGTGGCATACCTATGCATAGTTTTGGTGTTGAACCTTGTCATAATATTCACGTTTTTCTCTAACTCTTCCATTTTAGTCTTAATCTTCTCCATCTCCTTCACAATTTAGGAACAAATATCACATTATTATTGATCTATCTTCGAGACATTAGGGGAATCCTCGATCACAATATTGTCTGGCTTGAGGGGTTGGTGTTCATATAGAGGGTTTTGGGTGAATCCTCGATCTTTGAGTCAAAACTAGGCACATTCATCTCATTAAACAAGTCATTACCTTAAAATATTAGGGTACAAGGCTCAAATGAGCTACCAACATTTTTTTTGCATCTTCAAAAATATCTTCCTACTAGGAATCATTGAAAATTTCTTTGTCTTTCAGATTAGTTTGTTGCAACAAGTCCAAGCTAATTGATCTTTTGACACTCGTGGCTTCAATATCCTACTTATAGGTCACACCCTATCCTTCAAGTTTGGATTTTCTTATCAATTGGGGTAATAGGTCATGCCAAAAAATTGGCACTTTCTCATCCAAAAAATTATTAGAATCTTCTACATTTTTCCTTTACTTTTTATTGATTCACTTGCATGCTTTTTTTATCAAACCCTTGTTAGAGTTCTATTTACTTGGGGAGCTAATTttgagagagaaaattctcctaggTCTTGGTTTTGGTATTAGAGAGAATGATAGGGTGATTGTATTGCACATATGATTTAGCTTTGGATTTGGTGGAGTCTTCCACCACCTTATCATCCTTGGTAGGGAGCTAGGAAAAGGGCCACATGAAGTTGAGGTGTTTTTGACCTTTATCAATGCTAGGAAGGCAAGGGAGCAATTTTTCCACAAGATAAATTTGAATGGGCTTAGTTGgacaaaggaaaaaatgaaaaTGGTAGAGGCATAAAATGAGGCCTGGTGTAAAGAGATGACTAGCTTATTAGGGTTTTTGGAGAGAAAATCCCTAGCTTTGTTGATTAAATTATCTAATAACAAGAGAACGAAGAATGGGAAAATCATTAAAATTTTATATTGAAGGTTAttctgttaggataaccagtgaacaactgagagggggggcgggggggtgaatcaattgttaacagattataacatttaatccacacaataaactttaaccagattaagtaccggtagaGCACAAACGGATAccgataaacaatgcaacttaacaattaagcagataatcaatgcaaagcaaccataccacataacaccatgatttgtacgtggaaaacccggaaagggaaaaaccacgatgggaagcctacccacagtcagatgatactttcctgtagaaagtatgtgttacaatgaggggggttgcacatgcagaaagacacactgcctagagtgtactgctcattaaaaaagagtctcactgattacagagaggcaacaaccatctcaagataaatggacaaaaatatagaataatgaactgccagaaataacatctaccatgcctgattacagtcccggttaagctcaataccggaggcctttgacctcttccttaatcccaaatcgatcacctatgatcaaccaaatctccttcgcatatgatattacattccacgaccacgaACACTTTTTATTCCCATcccattatctacaatgagatcttagtttgacagataaaaatgcctttgtcagtttgagaaatctgcaaacctaagaaaaatctcatctcacctatcatggacatttcaaattcattctacatattgttagcaaattccatccacaatttatcttctcctccaaaaatgatatcatcaacaaatacttcaataatcagaatatcattatcagtgatcttataatataaattactatcagcattgcctttagtaaaaccaagcttcaaaacatatttatccaaccttgcataccaagctctaggagcttgtttcaaaccatataaagttttcttcaatctgcaaaccatatctttatcatctgtaagtgaaaatccatcaggttgctcaatgtaaacttcttcctcaagttcaccattcaaaaatgcacatttaacatccatttgataaaacttATAATTcgtataagttgcataggcaagaaatagtctcacagcttcaattctagctacaggtgcaaatgtctcaccataatcaattccttccatttgagaatatcctttacaaaccaatctagccttgtttcttacaacttgaccatcctcattcagtttattcctaaaaacccatttagttccaataacattcttatttttaggtcggggaactaaagaccaagtctcatttttctctatctgatctaattcatctttcatagcctttaaccaatgtttatccttacaagcttcaataacaaatgctggttcaatttgagcaataagacatacctcttcatttgccactcttcttcttgtcataactcccttgttcctatctccaatgatttgatcttcagaatgatttaatcttacataccttggtgtcttctgaacttaaggttcactgctctgatcatcagtcatagttgaattctCTGATTGTGTCGATGTAACTGTCTtagtttcctataccggttgaggcattgtcggttcagttatgatcatttccactatcggttccctgtcatatattatagaatgatttatgtactgctcatccactttcacattagcactttccacaattttttgcaatcttttgttataacatctatatgcttttctttgaatttaataaccaagaaatatcccttcatcacatctaggatcaaactttccaattgaatcatctcttttgatatagcatttacttccaaaaattctaaaatatttaacagtaggtgtatgtccaaaccataattcataaggggtcttactggtttcacctttgatgtgaactctgttgaatgtgtagactgttgtgctcattgcttctctctagtagatatgagacaatttggcttccatcatcatagatcttgttgcatccaaaatggttctgttctttctttccaccaccccattctgctaaggagtcctaggtgcagataactatctcctgattccatttgtctcacaataactattaaattcatgagaagtgaactcaccaccatgatttgatcttagacatttgattttcaatccagttctGTTTCAAActttgctttaaatatcttgaatttctcaaaggcttcatatttctccctaagaaaagtcacccacatcatcctagaatagtcatcactaatcaacatgaaatacctatcaccttgaaagcttctagtccttgttggaccacataagtcagtgtgaatcaaatcaagtacatcattggatttatcatgtatgctcttaaaagaagttctaacttgctttcccaattgacattccttacataccggattatgaggcttcatatcttaggtatatctctaactgccttagttgaactgttcttaacaatacaatcaaaattaacatgacacaacctcttatgccataaccaactctcatcaatatgagcaatcaaacatgtcttatcaccagtgttcaagtgaaagatattacctctagtctgaataccagttgcagtctccaaaccagtcttgttaatgattttgcattttctatctttaaactgaagttggaaacccttgtccaccaattgaccaacactcaaaagattatgctttaaaccttctacataatagacattatcagtgttatgcttgtcatccaaagaaataatacctctagctttaatcatacatgctttgtcatctccaaatctgacttgaccgccattgtattcttgcagggatagaaattttcctttatctccagtcatatgatttgagcatccactatcaattacccattcatctttatcttcaacttttgctactagggctttttcttcattttttatagctggttccgattcatcttccttcaaagcatagaacacccattcctttccattgtcagatccaccagtagagtcttctgccagttcatctccagagtcatcatttactccttcctcatccgctatgtagcattgtttacttttcttgaatctatatctattctggttaggcttaaatgatttcttaactctttcctcaaaccttgcattccttattacatgcaaaacatttaaaaggtgtttttccttcatacttacttcctgtcggacctttaggtactcttctagcaaataaggcttcaagttgctcaaattcttcatcttctttcctcatgtcttccaattcttttgtatataagactttccaatcacttttgctggtagatgatgatgatgatgcatgaaaagcaggttcaaactttacagctccagaagatccaaattcttcaagctcaaaagcaaataatttcccaattagaatgtctctgttaactgaagagttagctattgttctcaactcattaattgcaagtgccttcatcttgtaagccggtggaagggctctcaagactttggaaactatttcatctccactcagaaatcctccacaacattaagttcccataacaatctcatttactctttccataaacacaataattctttcattatcttccatcttcaagtttttcatatcttactcggtaaccgtcaagtttagcaattttgatagaaggatcaccttcattcagagtttgcaatttgtcccacataacctttgccgatgatttattagttaacccatgatttgttgatcaataagtgcacacaagagagcttctctagctctgcaatcattttcaatattcttgtccaagtctgcaggagcaggattgccagatgccggatcataaggtgtgtatcctttcttagtgatctcccaactatccttgccaagacatctaagatgagtctccatttgaattttccatatcccatacctttaaccagattaagtaccgatagagcagaaacagataccgataaacaatgcaacttaacaattaaacagataatc is part of the Cryptomeria japonica chromosome 10, Sugi_1.0, whole genome shotgun sequence genome and harbors:
- the LOC131079196 gene encoding putative pentatricopeptide repeat-containing protein At1g68930, which codes for MLEATLQVPLTTHNPPEDYSTHLQSWQTCILKNTLSQGKKVHSFIPHRRFAFTTRTTFYNKLIHMYVKCGSLVDARKVFDHIKERDIVSWNTIIAAYKTHGFPDESVALFHHMQQTGLQPDQFTFASVLPACAKIGALEEGMSIHKNIKDRGILADVVVATALIDMYAKCGSIDKARELFDKMPEKNVVSWNAMIAGYATCGTIDRAVELFNRMPQRNVFSWNAMIAGYAQNGFVDKALETFKQMQLAGVSPDLTTFASILPACAKAGALEQGMGIHKSMDDRGIMPDVVVATALVDMYAKCGSIDKARELFDKMPHKNVVSWNAMAAGYAKCGNIEKARELFDRMPQRNVFSWTAMIAGYAQNGFVEKALQTFKQMKLAGVKPNSTTFASILPACGKVGALEQGMDIHQSMIEGGVLSDIIVGNALVDMYAKCGSMNKAQELFDRMPQRDVVSWTVMIGGYAQNGFVEKALETFKQMKLAGVKPNSTTFASILPACGIMGALEQGMDIHQSIKDRGLLSDIVVATVLVDMYAKCGNIDKARELFDVMPQRDVISWIAMIAGYAQNGFVEKALEIFNQMQVAGVKPNSTTFACVLCACSHAGLVEQGCTYFNHMSNSYCITPTIDHYVCMVDLVARAGYLEDTLKFIIKMPVKPMVVVWMSFLGACRSHMNIGLGVFIAMLLFDLDPKKAATYVLLSNIYAEAGRWDEVQMVRRLMKDRGIKKIPGCSWIEDQQMVHTFCAGDRSHPQTHEIYAKLEKLAWEMKAAGYFSDSKHLLNDVEEEEKELFLCHHSEKLAIAFGLLNTPSGTTIRVVKNLRVCADCHTATKFISKIAGREIVLRDANRFHHFKQGECSCGDYW